The following coding sequences lie in one Lolium perenne isolate Kyuss_39 chromosome 2, Kyuss_2.0, whole genome shotgun sequence genomic window:
- the LOC127320786 gene encoding uncharacterized mitochondrial protein AtMg00810-like, with protein sequence MLCSATRLGSLFRAPLPHANIITGKWVFKHKFAPDGTLDRHKARWVVHGYPQRASVDFTDTFAPVFCQQPTGFVDNAHPDDVCLLSRSLYGLKQAPRLHHFLLYVDDIILTASTADLLRQLTDRLRAEFALKDLGPLHYFLGIEVVLRADGFFLHQRKYAHELLDRAGMLNCKPAATPVDTKAKLSATDGISASDASSYRSIIGALQYLTMTRPKLQYAVQQVCLHMHAPRDSHWTVVKRILRYIHRTLGLGLSLHAGTTMDIVAYSGADWAGCPNTRRSMSGYCVYLGLSLISWSSKRQPTVSRSSVEAEYRAMANAVAEVSWLRQLLGELPCPIDKATMVYCDNVSAVYLSANPVHHRLTKHIELDIHFVRE encoded by the exons ATGCTCTGCAGTGCAACCAGACTTGGTAGCTTGTTCCGCGCCCCCCTCCCCCACGCCAACATCATCACCGGcaagtgggtcttcaagcacaagttcGCTCCGGATGGCACTCTTGACCGTCATAAGGCCCGCTGGGTGGTTCACGGCTATCCCCAGCGTGCCAGCGTTGACTTCACCGACACCTTCGCCCCG GTCTTCTGTCAGCAGCCTACCGGCTTCGTCGACAACGCCCACCCCGACGACGTGTGCCTGCTCTCGCGCTCATTATATGGGCTCAAGCAGGCGCCCC GGCTCCACCACTTTCTcctctacgtcgacgacatcatcctGACGGCATCCACCGCGGACCTTCTACGACAGCTCACTGATCGTCTCCGCGCCGAGTTCGCCCTGAAGGACTTGGGGCCTCTGCattacttcctcggcatcgaggtcgtCCTCCGTGCCGATGGCTTCTTCCTTCATCAGCGCAAGTACGCCCACGAGCTCCTTGACCGCGCTGGTATGCTTAACTGCAAACCCGCGGCCACCCCCGTCGACACGAAGGCCAAGCTCTCCGCCACGGATGGGATATCGGCGTCGGACGCGTCGTCTTACCGCTCCATCATTGGCGCATTGCAGTACCTCACTATGACCCGCCCCAAGCTGCAGTATGCTGTTCAGCAGGTGTGCCTCCATATGCATGCTCCACGTGACTCCCATTGGACCGTGGTGAAGCGGATCCTTCGCTATATCCACCGCACTCTCGGCCTCGGGCTCTCTCTACACGCCGGCACCACCATGGACATCGTCGCCTATTCGGGCGCTGATTGGGCCGGCTGCCCCAACACGCGGCGATCCATGTCTGGTTACTGCGTCTACCTTGGCTTGTCCCTCATATCCTGGTCATCCAAGCGACAGCCCACAGTTTCTCGCTCTAGCGTCGAGGCAGAATACCGAGCTATGGCTAACGCGGTCGCCGAAGTCTCATGGCTACGGCAGCTTCTTGGAGAGCTCCCGTGTCCTATCGACAAGGCCACCATGGTCTACTGCGATAACGTTTCCGctgtctacctctccgccaaccccgTTCATCACCGCCTCACCAAgcacatcgagttggacatccactttgttcgcGAATAG
- the LOC127320785 gene encoding probable CCR4-associated factor 1 homolog 9, producing the protein MDGAVRSVWAHNFAAESRVLHQVAPGARHVALNVQYPGCVVVHSSGRQHYDLIAEERYEVIRANVALLKPLQVGIAVRTVDGQRFAWEFNLRGFDIASEEDARDPTSIAYLADCGVDFNRLPQAGIDGFKLRFLLRDSGLLRARPSWATFTGAYHVAYFVRLMYGENLPDGVDDFMKMAHQLLGPLYDVKRLAREHDRSCVGSLSNVVKKLAVVPPGEGISKSKPAGTGSMLALLAFETLKQKLGANMEKCRHELCGLQAI; encoded by the coding sequence ATGGACGGCGCCGTCCGCTCGGTGTGGGCGCACAACTTCGCGGCCGAATCACGAGTGCTCCACCAAGTCGCGCCGGGCGCCCGGCACGTCGCGCTGAATGTCCAGTACCCCGGCTGCGTCGTCGTTCACAGCAGCGGCCGGCAACACTACGACCTCATCGCCGAGGAGCGGTACGAGGTCATCCGGGCCAACGTGGCCCTGCTCAAGCCGCTTCAGGTGGGGATCGCCGTCCGCACCGTCGACGGCCAACGCTTCGCGTGGGAGTTCAACCTGCGCGGGTTCGACATCGCGTCCGAAGAAGACGCGAGAGATCCCACGTCCATCGCCTACCTCGCCGACTGCGGCGTCGACTTCAACCGGCTTCCCCAGGCCGGCATCGATGGGTTCAAGCTCCGGTTCCTGCTTCGAGACTCCGGCCTACTCAGAGCCCGGCCGTCGTGGGCGACGTTCACGGGCGCGTACCACGTCGCCTACTTCGTCAGGTTGATGTACGGCGAGAACCTCCCAGACGGCGTCGACGACTTCATGAAGATGGCGCATCAGCTTCTCGGTCCGTTGTATGACGTGAAGCGCCTGGCGAGGGAGCACGACAGGAGCTGCGTAGGATCGCTGAGCAATGTCGTGAAGAAGCTCGCCGTCGTGCCGCCCGGTGAAGGGATCTCCAAGTCCAAGCCTGCCGGAACAGGTAGCATGCTGGCTCTTCTGGCTTTCGAGACGTTGAAGCAGAAGCTTGGCGCCAACATGGAGAAGTGCCGCCACGAGCTGTGTGGGCTTCAGGCTATTTAA
- the LOC127320795 gene encoding germin-like protein 8-7 has protein sequence MASFSSSCILLFIAILAVISWQAVASDPSPLQDFCVADNSSRVLVNGFVCKDPKVVTVEDFFLAAKLDMPRDTKMSKVGSNVTLINVMKIPGLNTLGISLARIDYAPLGENPPHTHPRATEILTVLEGTLYVGFVTSNTDNKLFSKVLNKGDVFVFPQGLIHFQFNPNPYKPAVAIAALSSQNPGAITIANAVFGSKPMISDDVLAKAFQVEKKTVDWLQAQFWADNHN, from the exons ATGGCCTCTTTCTCCTCCTCGTGCATCCTTCTCTTCATTGCTATTCTTGCTGTGATCTCATGGCAGGCTGTAGCCTCTGATCCTAGCCCTCTCCAAGACTTCTGCGTCGCAGACAATAGCTCACGTG TGCTAGTTAATGGATTCGTCTGCAAGGACCCAAAAGTTGTGACAGTGGAGGACTTCTTCCTGGCGGCCAAGCTCGATATGCCAAGGGACACCAAGATGAGCAAGGTCGgttccaacgtgacgttgatcaatgTCATGAAGATTCCTGGCCTTAACACGCTTGGCATCTCCCTAGCACGCATCGACTATGCACCCCTAGGCGAGAACCCACCACACACGCACCCCCGTGCCACTGAGATCCTCACGGTGCTTGAGGGCACACTGTATGTCGGTTTTGTCACGTCCAACACCGACAACAAGCTCTTCTCCAAGGTGCTCAACAAGGGTGATGTGTTTGTTTTCCCACAAGGACTCATCCACTTTCAGTTCAACCCCAATCCTTACAAGCCGGCTGTCGCAATTGCTGCACTAAGCAGCCAGAATCCGGGGGCAATTACCATTGCCAATGCCGTTTTCGGATCAAAGCCCATGATCTCGGATGATGTGCTCGCCAAGGCCTTTCAGGTGGAGAAGAAGACCGTTGACTGGCTCCAAGCTCAATTCTGGGCTGACAATCACAATTAA
- the LOC127320793 gene encoding germin-like protein 8-11 translates to MASSSFLIVALLALVSWQAIASDPSPLQDFCVADKSSRVLVNGFVCKDPKDVKAEDFFLAAKLDMPRDTKMSKVGSNVTLINVMRIPGLNTLGISLARIDYAPLGENPPHTHPRATEILTVLEGTLYVGFVTSNPDNKFLSKVLNKGDVFVFPQGLIHFQFNPNPYKPAVAIAGLSSQNPGAITIANAVFGSKPMISDDVLAKAFQVDKKTVDWLQSQFWADNHN, encoded by the exons ATGGCCTCCTCTTCCTTTCTCATCGTCGCTCTTCTCGCCTTGGTCTCATGGCAGGCTATTGCATCTGATCCAAGCCCTCTTCAAGACTTCTGCGTTGCGGACAAAAGCTCACGTG TTCTTGTCAATGGATTTGTCTGCAAAGACCCAAAAGATGTGAAGGCCGAAGACTTCTTCTTGGCTGCCAAGCTTGACATGCCAAGAGACACTAAAATGAGCAAGGTCGGGTCTAATGTCACCTTGATCAATGTAATGCGTATTCCCGGCTTGAACACATTGGGTATCTCCTTGGCGCGAATCGATTATGCACCTTTAGGTGAGAACCCACCGCACACTCACCCTCGTGCCACCGAGATCCTCACCGTGCTTGAAGGGACCTTGTATGTCGGTTTCGTCACATCCAACCCAGACAACAAGTTCTTGTCGAAGGTGCTCAACAAGGGTGATGTCTTTGTATTTCCACAAGGACTCATCCACTTCCAGTTCAACCCAAATCCCTACAAACCGGCGGTGGCAATTGCTGGACTTAGCAGCCAGAACCCTGGGGCTATTACTATTGCTAATGCTGTGTTTGGGTCAAAGCCAATGATCTCAGATGATGTTCTCGCCAAAGCCTTCCAGGTGGATAAGAAGACTGTGGATTGGCTTCAATCTCAGTTTTGGGCAGACAACCACAATTAG